The Eublepharis macularius isolate TG4126 chromosome 15, MPM_Emac_v1.0, whole genome shotgun sequence genomic interval CTGCTCTGCAGGGCCGGAACACTTCCCACCCCGGCGCGCCGCCGCGACCCAGAACCGCCCAGATCCCGGCCTGGCAGCAGGCGGAGCCCGAGAGCCGCAGGCGGCGGCCAATGGAGCTGCGGCAGGGAGGCGGGCGCCTGGCCGGAGAGGAGGCGCTGGAGAGGCGGGCGGAGCGCGGCGCGCCGGGCAAAGGCGAAAGGGGGCCGGGCTTGGCGGAGGAGGTGAGTCGGGGCGGCCGAGGAGGGGGTGGCCTCGCCTTGGGGGGCTCTTCGGCGGCGGTGCAGCCGGGCCCCTCTTGTCCTGCGTCCGATCTTCCCACGTGCGCTTGCGGGTCACGGGCGAGGCCGAAATGCAGCgcccggggcggggggagaggctaGAATCAGGGCCTGGCGCGGAACCCTGCCCTTGTGTACGCCGCTTCCCAATTCCCGGAATGGGCTCCGTTGAGGGCCTTTCTGTCGGGGCCGTTTGGGTtggagtttggaaaggggagagcCTAGTGGCGGCGGCGGGGCGCTGCACTCTGCCGAGTCTCTAAACCGAGCTTTGCTTACTCTTCCtggaagaggaaaggggggggggatgtgctcCTGTATGTCATCTTTTGTAGCCCCCCCTCTTTTCTTCACCCCCTTTCTATGGTCCTCTGCACCTGGGTAGGAAGGCGCATGCTCCCTCCTTGttgggggtgttttttaaaaaataaatatttttattgactTGCATTTTGTGTTTACAAACTTCCCCCCCTTGCAtatgtatctgctttgcatgcagaaggtcccagttcagTACCTGGTGTCTCCAGTTGCAAAGGAACAGGTAGTaaataatgtgaaagacctccagctgagactccagagagctgctgccaggcagagtagaCCAGACTGACCCTGATAGACCTGGGGACTGAATCAGGAGGACAAGGGAGGGATTCATGTGTGTTCAcatcctttcttttctttgcttAGTCTTGTTTCATAGACCTGTTGACCATTGAAAAAGCAACAGTGTGTCACTCCTCTCCAAAGATTTCATGATCTATGACTGCATGGCTGCCATTCAGTGCCAGTGGGAGCAAAACAGCTGTTCTCTTGGGGGCGTTGTGTTGAGGATGTGCGCATGTTTGTGTGCGGTGTGTTTCTCATTGATACAGAGTGGCAGCCCCCAGGGCCCCTTGCGATATAGAAATGCTCTTTTCCAATATAATGATGGTCAGtttcctagcccccccccccaatacttttTGGAAATTATTTCAGGAATTCAAAGGGCTTTGTgtaaattgagagccagtgtggtgtggtagtttgagtgatctgggagacccagtttgaatctccactcacccatggaagcttactgggtgaccttgggccagtcacgcactctcagcctaaccaacctcactgggttgttgtaaagataaacggggggggggggagagaaggacagaAGCTGCTCTTGGGGCCTGTTGGAGAGAAAggttgggatataaatgaagtgaataaactCTCAAGAATAATCGCAGCACTTTTCCTAGCACACATTGATGAGGACAGGAAGGAACCCCACTAGAGTGAGAAAAGGAACAACATTGTGTTtgggttgggggtggtggtgaagagAGCAGGGTTGCTGGCAGGGGCTTCAGAAATAATTGTTCTGCTGCATGTGGCAGCCAACGGTTGCATTTCTTGCCAGGTGATTTGCATTTGCTTTTGCATCTGGAattgaaaaaaacaaaagagaCCGTCTCTTTTCTTGGCCCCTGCAAAGCCAAAATGCAAGGTCGGCTGTAGATTTGCTCTGCAACGAGGGCCGCTTGAGGATTGGTTTGTGCTTGTGGCACAGCCAACTATGAGTTTATCTGCTGCAGACAGAGCCCTTTAGACTGCCTTACGTCACTGCAAATGCCATACTTTCCCAATACGTTGAAAGTTACTAAATATTGAGAAGATAAATGTCACCTCGTTGGAAATCAGACCAACAGCCCATCAAGGCCGGCGTTTTCTTGGCAAAGGCAGGCAGCCAGAATCCTCTGGGAAGCTTTCAAGCCAGTGTACGAAGGAGCATTGAGTGGGAGGGCAGGTGTTGATTAGATTTCAAAGCTGGAGATACAGCGAGGCAGTTTTTTTCTTAAATGCTCATCGTTTCCAGTCTTTTGCAAATGGCGAGCCAAAGGTAGGTGTCCATCTTCCTTTCAGGTAGCAGTCCAGTGAAACCAGTGGTCAGAATTGTGCTCATCTTGAAGGTGCAATCTGATTCATTCTTTATGCAGCAGCAGAATTGTGCAGCTGTGTGAAACTGGCAAGTAAAACTCCCATGTGTCGGAATAATGTGTCGTACTGAATTCAAATAAGCCAGCTCCCCCTGACCGCAGCTCAGAAATTGATTAGGATTCCGGCGCACGCTTCCAGAGACATGAATCTTTCCTCTGTGTTCTCCTTTTCACATCTGCAGGACTCACAGGAGCCATGTGGCCCATTCTTTGGGCAACCGTGCGGGCCTATGCCCCCTACGTCACCTTCCCAGTGGCCTTTGTGGTAGGGGCGGTGGGCTACCACCTGGAGTGGTTCATCCGTGGCCAGCCGCCTCCACAgcctcctgaggaggagaagaGCATCTCGGAGAGGAGGGAGGATCGCAAGCTTCAAGAGATTGCCGGAAAAGACCTCACTCAGGTGGTCAGCCTCAAGGAGAAGCTGGAATTTGCCCCCAAAGCTGTGCTCAACCGGAACCGGCCAGAGAAGAACTAGCCCTCGCTGGATGGCCAGAGGCCCTTCCTATTCAAAAGAGTCATGCCGATTTGTTTGGAATGTTGGTTTTTCGATACCCCGTCTAAGCCCAGCCAATCACTGTCTCCCATTCATgccttccccatttttgctgtgcTGCAGTGGGCGGGGATGCCGAGTGCTACTAGAATCCATCAGCGGTTGTGGGGAGACAGGTGGACTGTGGAGATCCTTCCGTGAGGGATGCTGTTGTTGTGATGGAACTTTTCCCAGAGTTGTTGGTGAAGGTTCCACGTTGTGTCTTGGTAAGAAGACCTTACCTTCCATGCTGCTCTGCTCAAGGTTGATACCTTACCTTGGCACAGGAGGGCTTTCAGAAGAACACC includes:
- the SMIM12 gene encoding small integral membrane protein 12, producing MWPILWATVRAYAPYVTFPVAFVVGAVGYHLEWFIRGQPPPQPPEEEKSISERREDRKLQEIAGKDLTQVVSLKEKLEFAPKAVLNRNRPEKN